Proteins encoded within one genomic window of Panicum virgatum strain AP13 chromosome 1N, P.virgatum_v5, whole genome shotgun sequence:
- the LOC120655865 gene encoding trihelix transcription factor ASR3-like isoform X2 has translation MSNAGDPAGAAAAAATPSGRAPRLPRWTRQEILVLIEGKRMVEGRGGRGGRGRLAAAAAAAAAAASASGGEASAAAAALEPKWAAVADYCRRHGVERGPVQCRKRWSNLAGDYKKIKEWERATAASREPSFWAMRNDARRERRLPGFFDREVYDILEGRGRAILPSRSAGNAAEEEEAVAAARVEEEKEAGPAEAVFDSGRPATEEALFSEDEEEEEEEAPAAAAPPPLPPQPVIAVPVSEKPEASRQQQSAEQGTSKDKHPEQSTERDTSAQQGGQKRPRTDEEAGEGPTDLQSKLIEILDRNSRIVATQLEAQNQNCELDREQRKNQANSLVLVLGRLADALGRIADKL, from the exons ATGTCcaacgccggcgaccccgccggcgccgcagcggccgCGGCTACCCCGTCGGGGCGCGCGCCGAGGCTGCCGCGGTGGACGCGGCAGGAGATATTGGTGCTCATCGAGGGCAAACGCATGGTggagggccgcggcgggcgcggtggCAGGGGCCGcctggcggcggctgcggccgcggcggcggcggcggcgtcggcgtccggcggggaggcctcggcggcggcggcggcgctggagcccAAGTGGGCCGCGGTGGCCGATTACTGCCGGCGGCACGGCGTCGAGCGGGGCCCCGTGCAGTGCCGGAAGCGCTGGAGCAACCTCGCCGGCGActacaagaagatcaaggagtgGGAGCGGGCCACGGCGGCCTCGCGCGAGCCGTCGTTCTGGGCCATGCGCAACGACGCGCGCAGGGAGCGCCGACTCCCGGGGTTCTTCGACCGCGAGGTGTACGACATACTCGAGGGCCGGGGGCGGGCGATCCTCCCCAGTCGGTCCGCCGGGAATGCCGCAGAAGAGGAggaggcagtggcggcggcgcgcgtcgaggaagagaaggaggcggggccggcggaGGCCGTGTTTGACAGTGGCCGCCCGGCAACGGAGGAGGCGTTGTTCtcggaggatgaggaggaggaagaagaggaggcaccggcggcagcggcgcctcctcctcttccgccacAGCCGGTGATCGCGGTACCGGTGTCAG AGAAGCCTGAGGCATCAAGGCAACAACAGAGCGCAGAGCAAG GCACATCGAAAGACAAACATCCTGAGCAAAGCACTGAGAGGGATACATCGGCTCAGCAGGGTGGGCAGAAGAGGCCGCGGACTGACGAAGAAGCTGGAGAAGGCCCAACAGACCTGCAGAGTAAGCTGATTGAGATCCTAGACCGGAACAGCCGGATTGTTGCAACACAGCTGGAGGCGCAGAACCAGAACTGTGAACTCGACAGGGAGCAGAGGAAAAACCAAGCTAACAGCCTAGTTCTTGTGCTTGGCAGGCTAGCAGATGCCCTTGGCAGGATTGCAGATAAGCTATAG
- the LOC120655865 gene encoding trihelix transcription factor ASR3-like isoform X1 has translation MSNAGDPAGAAAAAATPSGRAPRLPRWTRQEILVLIEGKRMVEGRGGRGGRGRLAAAAAAAAAAASASGGEASAAAAALEPKWAAVADYCRRHGVERGPVQCRKRWSNLAGDYKKIKEWERATAASREPSFWAMRNDARRERRLPGFFDREVYDILEGRGRAILPSRSAGNAAEEEEAVAAARVEEEKEAGPAEAVFDSGRPATEEALFSEDEEEEEEEAPAAAAPPPLPPQPVIAVPVSEKPEASRQQQSAEQAGTSKDKHPEQSTERDTSAQQGGQKRPRTDEEAGEGPTDLQSKLIEILDRNSRIVATQLEAQNQNCELDREQRKNQANSLVLVLGRLADALGRIADKL, from the exons ATGTCcaacgccggcgaccccgccggcgccgcagcggccgCGGCTACCCCGTCGGGGCGCGCGCCGAGGCTGCCGCGGTGGACGCGGCAGGAGATATTGGTGCTCATCGAGGGCAAACGCATGGTggagggccgcggcgggcgcggtggCAGGGGCCGcctggcggcggctgcggccgcggcggcggcggcggcgtcggcgtccggcggggaggcctcggcggcggcggcggcgctggagcccAAGTGGGCCGCGGTGGCCGATTACTGCCGGCGGCACGGCGTCGAGCGGGGCCCCGTGCAGTGCCGGAAGCGCTGGAGCAACCTCGCCGGCGActacaagaagatcaaggagtgGGAGCGGGCCACGGCGGCCTCGCGCGAGCCGTCGTTCTGGGCCATGCGCAACGACGCGCGCAGGGAGCGCCGACTCCCGGGGTTCTTCGACCGCGAGGTGTACGACATACTCGAGGGCCGGGGGCGGGCGATCCTCCCCAGTCGGTCCGCCGGGAATGCCGCAGAAGAGGAggaggcagtggcggcggcgcgcgtcgaggaagagaaggaggcggggccggcggaGGCCGTGTTTGACAGTGGCCGCCCGGCAACGGAGGAGGCGTTGTTCtcggaggatgaggaggaggaagaagaggaggcaccggcggcagcggcgcctcctcctcttccgccacAGCCGGTGATCGCGGTACCGGTGTCAG AGAAGCCTGAGGCATCAAGGCAACAACAGAGCGCAGAGCAAG CAGGCACATCGAAAGACAAACATCCTGAGCAAAGCACTGAGAGGGATACATCGGCTCAGCAGGGTGGGCAGAAGAGGCCGCGGACTGACGAAGAAGCTGGAGAAGGCCCAACAGACCTGCAGAGTAAGCTGATTGAGATCCTAGACCGGAACAGCCGGATTGTTGCAACACAGCTGGAGGCGCAGAACCAGAACTGTGAACTCGACAGGGAGCAGAGGAAAAACCAAGCTAACAGCCTAGTTCTTGTGCTTGGCAGGCTAGCAGATGCCCTTGGCAGGATTGCAGATAAGCTATAG
- the LOC120655865 gene encoding trihelix transcription factor ASR3-like isoform X3 produces MSNAGDPAGAAAAAATPSGRAPRLPRWTRQEILVLIEGKRMVEGRGGRGGRGRLAAAAAAAAAAASASGGEASAAAAALEPKWAAVADYCRRHGVERGPVQCRKRWSNLAGDYKKIKEWERATAASREPSFWAMRNDARRERRLPGFFDREVYDILEGRGRAILPSRSAGNAAEEEEAVAAARVEEEKEAGPAEAVFDSGRPATEEALFSEDEEEEEEEAPAAAAPPPLPPQPVIAVPVSEKPEASRQQQSAEQESTVHAVNSKGHNTTDREPMECCLKMGKELPQ; encoded by the exons ATGTCcaacgccggcgaccccgccggcgccgcagcggccgCGGCTACCCCGTCGGGGCGCGCGCCGAGGCTGCCGCGGTGGACGCGGCAGGAGATATTGGTGCTCATCGAGGGCAAACGCATGGTggagggccgcggcgggcgcggtggCAGGGGCCGcctggcggcggctgcggccgcggcggcggcggcggcgtcggcgtccggcggggaggcctcggcggcggcggcggcgctggagcccAAGTGGGCCGCGGTGGCCGATTACTGCCGGCGGCACGGCGTCGAGCGGGGCCCCGTGCAGTGCCGGAAGCGCTGGAGCAACCTCGCCGGCGActacaagaagatcaaggagtgGGAGCGGGCCACGGCGGCCTCGCGCGAGCCGTCGTTCTGGGCCATGCGCAACGACGCGCGCAGGGAGCGCCGACTCCCGGGGTTCTTCGACCGCGAGGTGTACGACATACTCGAGGGCCGGGGGCGGGCGATCCTCCCCAGTCGGTCCGCCGGGAATGCCGCAGAAGAGGAggaggcagtggcggcggcgcgcgtcgaggaagagaaggaggcggggccggcggaGGCCGTGTTTGACAGTGGCCGCCCGGCAACGGAGGAGGCGTTGTTCtcggaggatgaggaggaggaagaagaggaggcaccggcggcagcggcgcctcctcctcttccgccacAGCCGGTGATCGCGGTACCGGTGTCAG AGAAGCCTGAGGCATCAAGGCAACAACAGAGCGCAGAGCAAG AAAGTACTGTTCACGCCGTGAACAGTAAGGGTCACAACACTACTGACAGAGAACCTATGGAGTGCTGCCTTAAAATGGGTAAAGAGCTTCCACAATGA